A portion of the Chondrinema litorale genome contains these proteins:
- a CDS encoding agmatine deiminase family protein, with protein sequence MQDSIYRLPAEWEEQDAVQISWPHSKEIWEDDHEEVVNLFVSISKVMISYTKLIIICLEQSEVEKYFNKDEKLNIYFFEIPSNDIWNRDHGLLTVYENDKPILLNFIFNGWGQKFASNFDNQINPELINKGLFKKEIDYRNIPFVFEGGSIDSDGKGYALTTSSCIFSKNRNEFVPKEELINNIKQSLGLEKLTVLNHGFLAGDDTDSHVDMLARFVKKDTIFYAACSDQNDEHFTELQLLKQELETLRDAEGKAYNLIPLEIGKVFNDDGKRLPASYVNFLIINNAVLVPQYNVPQDAEAIEKFKTIYTERDVVGVDCSLLIKQGGSLHCATMNFYKGTL encoded by the coding sequence ATGCAAGATAGTATATACAGGCTTCCTGCAGAATGGGAAGAACAAGATGCGGTTCAAATATCATGGCCACATTCAAAAGAAATTTGGGAAGATGATCATGAAGAGGTTGTAAATTTATTTGTGAGTATTTCTAAAGTAATGATAAGCTATACAAAGCTTATCATTATTTGTTTAGAGCAATCTGAAGTTGAAAAATATTTTAATAAGGATGAAAAACTCAATATTTATTTTTTTGAAATACCATCTAATGATATTTGGAATAGAGATCATGGTTTATTAACTGTTTATGAAAATGACAAGCCAATTCTTTTAAATTTTATATTTAATGGATGGGGGCAAAAATTTGCATCAAACTTTGACAATCAGATTAACCCTGAGCTTATTAATAAGGGGCTTTTTAAAAAGGAAATTGATTATAGAAATATTCCTTTTGTATTCGAAGGAGGTTCAATTGATTCTGATGGAAAGGGTTATGCATTAACAACCTCTTCTTGTATTTTTTCAAAAAATAGGAATGAGTTTGTTCCAAAAGAAGAACTTATAAATAATATCAAGCAATCTTTAGGCTTAGAAAAGCTTACTGTTTTAAATCATGGTTTTTTAGCTGGAGATGATACAGATTCTCATGTTGATATGCTAGCCAGATTTGTAAAAAAAGATACAATTTTTTATGCAGCTTGTAGTGATCAAAATGACGAGCATTTTACAGAACTACAACTTTTAAAGCAAGAGCTAGAAACATTGAGAGATGCAGAAGGAAAAGCTTATAACTTGATTCCTCTTGAAATAGGGAAGGTTTTTAATGACGATGGCAAAAGACTTCCAGCTAGTTATGTTAATTTTTTAATAATAAACAATGCCGTTTTAGTACCCCAATATAATGTGCCTCAAGATGCTGAAGCGATAGAAAAATTCAAAACGATATATACAGAAAGAGATGTAGTTGGAGTAGATTGCTCTTTACTTATTAAGCAAGGTGGTTCTCTGCATTGTGCCACTATGAATTTTTATAAAGGCACACTTTAA
- a CDS encoding Gfo/Idh/MocA family protein, translated as MNKSRRTFIQNSAILTGAGITAAVPLDVLAASRRKVAPSDQVRIGVIGCNGMGWANMNAHFKMSEIECAAICDVDQSVLDMRAADAEKVSGKKPKQYKDYRKLLEDKDIDAVIIGTPDHWHCLTMIAACEAGKDVYVEKPLANSITECNLMKKAAQRYDRVVQVGQWQRSGQHYASAIDYVRSGKLGNIRLVKVWAYQGWMNPVPVKPDSKPPEGVDYDMWLGPAPKRPFNENRFHFNFRWFWDYAGGLMTDWGVHEIDIALYAMNATAPKSVMASGGKLAYPDDASETPDTLQAVFEYDNFNMLWEHATGIDGGNYGRTEGIAFIGNNGTLVVNRQGWEIIPETSTENGMKKYKIEALPYQGRIGTPLDEHARNFVDVIKSRNKSDLKCGIESGSVAAINAHMGNIAYKTGRKIYWDSVKGMFKDNVEANKFITPEYHNKWNLPNI; from the coding sequence ATGAACAAATCGAGAAGAACGTTTATACAAAACTCAGCTATTTTAACTGGAGCGGGAATTACAGCTGCTGTACCTTTAGATGTGTTGGCTGCAAGCCGTAGAAAAGTGGCTCCGAGTGATCAGGTTAGAATTGGAGTAATTGGATGTAATGGAATGGGTTGGGCAAATATGAATGCACATTTTAAAATGAGTGAAATAGAATGTGCAGCTATTTGTGATGTAGACCAAAGTGTATTGGATATGCGAGCTGCTGATGCAGAGAAAGTAAGTGGCAAAAAACCGAAGCAATATAAAGATTATAGAAAGTTGCTAGAAGATAAAGATATTGATGCGGTAATTATCGGTACACCAGATCATTGGCATTGCTTAACAATGATTGCTGCTTGCGAAGCCGGAAAAGATGTATATGTGGAAAAACCGCTGGCAAATTCTATAACAGAGTGTAATCTGATGAAAAAAGCAGCTCAAAGGTATGATAGAGTGGTACAAGTTGGACAGTGGCAAAGAAGTGGCCAACATTATGCTTCAGCGATTGATTATGTCCGTTCTGGCAAATTGGGAAATATAAGATTGGTAAAAGTTTGGGCTTATCAAGGTTGGATGAATCCAGTGCCAGTAAAGCCAGATTCTAAACCACCAGAAGGTGTGGATTATGATATGTGGCTTGGGCCAGCTCCAAAGCGCCCGTTTAACGAAAATCGCTTCCATTTTAACTTCCGTTGGTTTTGGGATTATGCCGGTGGATTAATGACAGACTGGGGAGTTCATGAAATAGATATCGCTTTATATGCGATGAACGCTACAGCACCAAAATCAGTGATGGCATCTGGCGGAAAACTAGCTTATCCAGACGATGCTTCAGAAACTCCAGATACATTGCAAGCTGTTTTTGAGTATGATAACTTTAATATGCTTTGGGAGCATGCTACCGGAATTGATGGTGGGAATTATGGTAGAACCGAAGGTATTGCATTTATAGGCAACAATGGAACACTAGTAGTAAATCGCCAAGGTTGGGAGATTATTCCAGAAACTTCTACCGAGAATGGAATGAAAAAATATAAAATAGAGGCACTTCCTTATCAAGGAAGAATTGGAACTCCGCTAGACGAGCATGCACGCAACTTTGTAGATGTGATAAAATCTAGAAACAAATCTGATTTAAAATGTGGAATTGAAAGTGGTAGCGTGGCTGCAATTAATGCACATATGGGAAATATCGCTTACAAAACTGGTAGAAAAATTTATTGGGATAGTGTAAAAGGAATGTTTAAAGATAATGTAGAAGCTAATAAATTTATAACTCCGGAATACCATAACAAATGGAATTTGCCTAATATCTAA
- a CDS encoding alpha/beta hydrolase family protein, producing the protein MYRLLLAVFLFFLTFISNSYADVWVSEIFSDGMVLQQGKEITIWGTAAPREKVAVTLRGRSAITRADRNGEWEVKIPPLSPGGPYIMNILGKNLITINEVMIGDVWLVTGEPFENFNKEEISTKEATQDKPVHFFNITPQIALTPSENIKSTGKWHSLQSIDQTEFQLFHAFADSLYQQNNVPVAIIYSQYKDASLAAWINPDTLRQYKEYQDTLSIMEKQFLGIERFLSERKVDNFVKTYPSVVYNTMVNPIAPYTLNGIFWHQNQSDIQYAFYTQKLQQDLVNSFRARWNNRKLPFIILNTNISSSSNDSTENIYKSEFLEIQNHLFTKPLVSVINKLVDSSENSISAILTVCNSLSENNTSISKSPKPNSFSIEGEKMILHFSGDKSLFFDNKYGYGKGFSIAGRDQKFYSARAFVRNDSLIEVYSDNVKQPIAVRYSFNSFLKDANLKTSNGLNALPFKTDNWPGVTDTSSFRTKWLDAGKVDTIDMVNKYQQTLANQYPPKAKPFPENLAEWESQKPYYYEKLVNSLGFSKNEWENRNAIQSLYKGQNIEFEDYTIRHVLYQSQPSFWVSANLYVPKNIEFPRPAILYLNGHSGNGKATENYQLSMISLVKKGYVVMSIDETGAGERKYTSQHTPQFFLTGHSDGGWQIWDASRALDFLLSQKNLVDKDRVGVTGRSGGGFQSFYLAAVDKRVKAVAPVMYVSSFEGMIDSNKIHTIDNYLPTIRKYMEQFHVLGLMAPNPVFIGSGQQDFFPINATKTTVDKAKEIYQFYNESKYPELNVVDIGHKDTIVHREAVYAFFNKVFNVDNNSSEPQIQINSDSLLNVGIPSYSSATTLSLANKELINSSRKHNAYISLPERRYKLLEILDLDNLNNRSLEIGYHSISTDKTGNRTNEKFLIQTDYSIYLNAELSYLDNEAKHSVVIINNPEISLKDSLIKAGFAVFSFSPRKGENTSHNTSSNKIDYEYLTFSNSIVLGESMLGQKAYDFIRAVDFLQTKSDVIDISNINLVNLDTTLNSKIEILAAAALDNRIQKVAVNNALISILPSTTEWANWNYTTYTPNLAGFGNIQDIISLIAPRKIKLYTPKNTNGNNLTNYQLINETSRSRYEYRKQNATKNLDVSNQEYSNELLLDFLRND; encoded by the coding sequence ATGTATCGTCTCCTACTAGCGGTATTTCTCTTTTTTTTAACTTTTATAAGTAATAGCTATGCTGATGTTTGGGTATCTGAAATTTTTAGTGATGGTATGGTTTTACAACAAGGTAAAGAAATTACTATTTGGGGTACAGCCGCACCAAGAGAAAAGGTAGCAGTTACTTTGAGAGGTAGAAGTGCTATTACCCGCGCAGATAGAAATGGAGAATGGGAAGTAAAAATTCCGCCACTTTCTCCTGGAGGTCCATACATTATGAATATTCTGGGCAAAAATCTTATTACAATTAATGAGGTAATGATTGGTGATGTTTGGCTTGTAACCGGCGAACCTTTTGAGAATTTTAATAAGGAGGAAATTTCTACCAAAGAAGCAACACAAGATAAACCTGTACATTTTTTCAATATCACTCCCCAAATAGCATTAACGCCTTCAGAAAATATAAAGAGTACGGGTAAATGGCATAGTCTACAAAGTATTGATCAAACTGAATTTCAACTTTTTCATGCTTTTGCAGATAGTTTGTATCAACAAAATAATGTTCCTGTTGCTATTATTTATAGCCAATACAAAGATGCTTCATTAGCTGCATGGATTAACCCTGATACGTTAAGGCAATATAAAGAATATCAGGATACACTTTCGATTATGGAAAAACAGTTCCTCGGAATTGAAAGGTTTTTATCGGAGAGAAAAGTAGACAATTTTGTTAAGACTTATCCTTCTGTGGTATATAATACCATGGTAAATCCTATAGCTCCATATACCTTAAATGGAATATTTTGGCATCAAAACCAATCTGATATTCAATATGCATTTTATACTCAAAAGCTGCAACAGGATTTGGTAAACTCATTTAGAGCCAGATGGAATAACCGTAAACTTCCTTTTATTATACTCAATACTAATATTTCATCTTCTTCAAATGATAGTACTGAAAATATTTATAAATCAGAATTTTTAGAAATACAAAATCACTTATTCACAAAACCTTTAGTTTCAGTTATCAACAAATTAGTAGATAGCTCTGAAAATTCTATATCAGCAATTTTAACTGTTTGTAATTCTTTATCTGAAAATAATACTAGTATTTCAAAATCGCCAAAACCAAACTCTTTTAGTATTGAAGGAGAAAAAATGATATTACATTTCTCTGGAGATAAGTCTTTATTTTTTGATAATAAATATGGCTATGGCAAAGGTTTTAGTATTGCTGGTAGAGATCAGAAGTTTTATTCTGCAAGAGCTTTTGTGAGGAACGATTCACTTATAGAAGTATATAGTGATAATGTAAAGCAACCTATTGCAGTAAGATACTCTTTTAATAGTTTCTTAAAAGATGCCAACCTAAAAACTTCAAATGGATTAAATGCACTCCCATTTAAAACAGACAATTGGCCAGGAGTTACAGATACGAGTAGCTTTCGCACTAAGTGGTTAGATGCTGGCAAGGTTGATACAATTGACATGGTAAATAAATACCAACAAACTCTTGCTAATCAGTACCCTCCAAAAGCTAAACCTTTCCCAGAAAACTTAGCCGAATGGGAAAGTCAAAAACCCTATTATTATGAGAAACTGGTAAACTCATTAGGTTTTTCAAAAAATGAGTGGGAAAACAGAAATGCGATTCAAAGTCTTTATAAAGGACAAAATATTGAGTTTGAAGATTATACTATCAGGCATGTACTATATCAAAGCCAACCCAGTTTTTGGGTTTCTGCCAATCTTTATGTGCCTAAAAATATTGAATTCCCTAGACCTGCAATTCTCTATCTAAATGGCCATAGTGGTAATGGCAAGGCAACTGAAAACTATCAGCTAAGTATGATTAGCCTTGTTAAAAAAGGATATGTAGTGATGAGTATTGATGAAACAGGAGCTGGTGAAAGAAAATACACAAGTCAACATACACCTCAATTTTTTCTAACTGGCCATTCTGATGGAGGCTGGCAAATTTGGGATGCATCTAGAGCATTGGACTTTTTGCTATCACAAAAAAATCTGGTAGATAAAGATAGGGTAGGAGTAACTGGTAGATCTGGTGGAGGATTTCAATCTTTTTATCTCGCTGCTGTTGACAAAAGAGTGAAGGCTGTTGCACCTGTAATGTATGTTTCATCTTTTGAAGGAATGATTGATAGCAACAAAATTCACACCATTGATAACTACCTTCCAACTATTAGAAAATACATGGAGCAATTTCATGTTTTGGGTTTAATGGCTCCAAATCCTGTTTTTATTGGCTCAGGGCAACAAGATTTTTTTCCTATAAATGCAACAAAAACTACTGTTGATAAAGCGAAAGAAATTTATCAATTCTATAATGAATCAAAGTACCCTGAACTGAATGTTGTAGATATCGGGCATAAAGATACCATTGTACATAGAGAAGCAGTATATGCTTTTTTCAATAAAGTATTTAATGTTGATAATAACTCATCTGAACCACAAATACAGATTAATTCTGATAGTTTGTTGAATGTAGGTATACCAAGCTATTCTTCTGCAACAACACTAAGTTTAGCAAATAAAGAATTAATAAATTCATCGAGAAAGCATAATGCATACATTTCTCTTCCAGAAAGAAGATACAAGTTATTAGAAATACTTGATTTAGATAATTTAAATAACCGATCTCTAGAAATAGGCTACCATTCTATAAGTACAGATAAAACTGGAAATAGAACAAATGAAAAATTTCTTATTCAAACAGATTATAGTATTTATCTAAATGCTGAACTTTCATATTTAGATAATGAAGCTAAGCATTCAGTAGTGATTATCAATAATCCTGAAATTTCTTTAAAAGATTCTTTAATTAAAGCTGGGTTCGCTGTTTTTTCTTTCTCACCCAGAAAAGGAGAAAATACCTCACATAACACAAGCAGTAATAAGATTGACTACGAATATCTAACTTTTTCGAATAGTATCGTCTTAGGAGAGTCGATGCTTGGTCAAAAAGCTTATGATTTTATTAGAGCTGTAGATTTTTTACAGACAAAATCCGATGTAATTGATATTTCAAATATTAATCTCGTAAACCTTGATACTACTTTGAATAGTAAAATTGAAATTTTAGCAGCTGCAGCCTTAGACAATAGAATTCAAAAAGTTGCTGTAAATAATGCTTTAATTTCAATTTTACCATCAACAACCGAATGGGCTAATTGGAATTATACCACCTACACTCCAAATCTTGCAGGTTTTGGTAATATTCAAGACATTATCTCTTTAATCGCTCCAAGAAAAATTAAGCTATATACTCCTAAAAATACCAATGGAAATAACTTAACTAATTATCAATTAATCAATGAAACAAGTAGAAGCAGATATGAATATAGAAAACAAAACGCTACTAAAAACTTAGATGTCTCTAACCAAGAATATTCAAATGAGCTTCTGCTGGATTTTCTAAGAAATGATTAA
- a CDS encoding ATP-binding protein: MKSQLLLIAIFLFIPSFLLAQSEKLIELESSIDSLKDEDKYGVIIEVAEEYINYQPEKSLYYLNSLIEEIGKPSKKDYKKGVLLSDAYYSLGQTYLTLSEGKEAEYAFLQSFNLAKKYDYTYGKDRSEKMLNDLGISTGTWWDRQKNNINNLQINEKFKSATEELQESAKNIGENIKETRIDKLDEQAQEEHSNKNYYSAIKSYQKALVLSKELNNKQNVFDHYLLLADLYKEVGNTNFAVQHYDSAIFLVKSWPTKSGDNLLVDSLNQIKNQLKNKLHPNASIAIAPEKINAKPLTIDTTNALENEILISVNKLEESKKKIASLDEDFKKSVEKGDYEKALQYKELYFASQLKLARDSIEIDNLQNQKRIQEYEINEQKNLIEQERKTKIYLGSIAALVGFLAIAMYYLFITKKKSHKNLQSTYKELEDTHKELKSAQTKLVESEKMASLGQLTAGIAHEINNPINFVTSNINPIKKDIEDLREFYKAFNKYQSQSADKIPAELMLLKEELEIDFLFTEIDELLNGVEEGAVRTKKIVESFRSFARLDEEGFKQVDIESSVNSTLSLLKNKIEDKINIETELSELPKIECQPGKLNQLLFHILNNSVQAIEACKLLGNKGLINVSGWIQDEETLFLSIRDNGIGIEECIKSKVFDPFFTTKNVGEGKGLGLSIAYGIMQEHCGDISFESVVGDSSFTEFQISIPVKHTHTKSEYVPQGIDSIV; the protein is encoded by the coding sequence TTGAAATCACAATTACTTCTTATCGCCATTTTTCTATTTATACCTTCATTTTTATTAGCTCAATCTGAAAAGCTAATAGAGTTAGAAAGTAGCATCGATTCGTTAAAAGATGAAGATAAGTACGGTGTAATAATCGAGGTGGCAGAGGAATATATTAATTACCAACCCGAAAAGTCGCTCTACTACCTTAATTCATTAATAGAAGAAATAGGTAAGCCTTCTAAAAAAGATTATAAAAAAGGAGTATTACTTTCTGATGCTTACTATTCTTTAGGACAAACTTATTTGACTCTGTCTGAAGGAAAAGAGGCTGAATATGCTTTTTTACAAAGTTTCAATCTGGCTAAAAAGTATGATTATACTTATGGTAAAGACAGATCTGAAAAAATGCTAAATGATTTAGGTATTAGCACAGGAACTTGGTGGGATAGACAAAAGAACAACATTAACAACCTTCAGATAAATGAGAAGTTTAAAAGTGCAACTGAGGAGTTACAGGAGTCTGCAAAAAATATTGGAGAAAATATTAAAGAAACTCGAATAGATAAATTAGACGAACAAGCACAAGAAGAACATAGCAATAAGAATTATTATTCGGCGATTAAGTCTTATCAAAAAGCCCTTGTATTATCTAAAGAATTAAATAATAAACAGAATGTTTTTGACCATTACTTATTGCTTGCCGATTTATATAAAGAAGTAGGTAATACTAACTTTGCAGTTCAACACTACGATTCAGCAATTTTTTTAGTGAAAAGCTGGCCAACAAAAAGTGGAGATAATTTATTAGTAGATAGTTTAAATCAAATTAAAAATCAGCTTAAAAATAAATTACATCCCAATGCCTCAATTGCTATTGCACCCGAAAAGATAAATGCAAAGCCACTTACAATAGATACAACTAATGCGCTTGAAAACGAGATTTTAATCTCGGTAAACAAACTAGAAGAAAGTAAAAAGAAAATAGCTTCTTTAGATGAAGATTTTAAGAAAAGCGTAGAGAAAGGCGATTATGAAAAAGCACTTCAGTATAAAGAGTTATATTTTGCTTCTCAACTAAAATTAGCCAGAGATTCTATTGAAATAGACAATCTTCAAAATCAAAAAAGAATTCAGGAGTATGAGATAAATGAACAAAAAAACCTGATTGAACAAGAAAGAAAAACAAAAATCTATCTTGGTTCAATTGCAGCACTAGTTGGTTTTTTAGCAATAGCCATGTATTATCTATTTATTACAAAGAAAAAATCTCATAAAAATTTACAGAGCACCTATAAAGAACTAGAAGACACACATAAAGAATTAAAATCTGCTCAAACAAAATTAGTAGAATCAGAAAAAATGGCTTCACTTGGCCAGCTTACAGCGGGCATTGCACACGAAATTAATAACCCAATCAACTTTGTAACCTCGAACATTAATCCTATAAAGAAAGACATTGAAGACCTAAGAGAATTCTACAAAGCATTCAATAAATATCAATCACAGTCAGCAGATAAAATTCCTGCGGAATTAATGCTGTTAAAAGAAGAATTAGAAATTGATTTTTTATTTACAGAAATAGATGAACTCTTAAATGGTGTAGAAGAAGGTGCTGTAAGAACTAAAAAAATTGTTGAAAGCTTTAGAAGTTTTGCCAGACTAGATGAAGAAGGATTTAAACAAGTGGATATTGAAAGTTCGGTAAATTCTACTTTGAGTTTATTAAAAAATAAAATTGAGGATAAGATAAATATAGAAACTGAACTTAGCGAGTTACCTAAAATTGAATGTCAACCTGGCAAGTTAAATCAGTTACTTTTCCATATACTTAACAATTCAGTACAAGCAATAGAGGCTTGTAAACTATTAGGTAATAAAGGTTTGATAAATGTTTCTGGATGGATACAAGACGAAGAAACTTTGTTTTTGAGCATAAGAGATAATGGTATAGGTATAGAAGAGTGTATTAAATCTAAGGTTTTTGATCCTTTCTTTACTACAAAGAATGTGGGAGAAGGTAAAGGGCTTGGGCTATCTATTGCTTATGGAATTATGCAAGAACATTGTGGCGATATTTCATTTGAAAGTGTAGTTGGTGACAGCTCATTTACTGAGTTTCAAATCTCTATTCCAGTAAAACATACGCATACTAAATCGGAATATGTACCACAGGGTATTGATAGCATTGTATAA
- the serS gene encoding serine--tRNA ligase, producing MLEIQFIRDNPTLVIEGLKKKKFSQAEEMVEKTLETDKERRQTQTQQDELLAKANSLSKQIGQLMKSGKREEAESIKQESSSYKQKAKELTEILSQKENELTSLLYQIPNLPHKDVPEGSNADDNVVMYQSENMPTLSDSALPHWELITKYDIIDFELGNKITGAGFPFYKGKGARLQRALVNFFLNEASEAGYTEIQPPVVVNEASALGTGQLPDKEGQMYKLENHDYYLIPTAEVPLTNIFRGEILNQQQLPIKMAGFTPCFRREAGSWGADVRGLNRLHQFDKVEIVQVTEPSVSYEAHAQMKNHIESIIKKLELPYRILNLCGGDISFNAALCYDFEVYSAAQKRWLEVSSVSNFETFQANRLKLRYRNTDKKIQLAHTLNGSALALPRILAAILENNQTEDGIVIPKVLQSYCGFEILN from the coding sequence ATGCTAGAAATTCAATTCATCAGGGATAATCCAACATTAGTAATTGAAGGATTAAAGAAAAAGAAGTTTTCTCAAGCCGAAGAAATGGTTGAAAAAACTTTGGAAACTGACAAAGAGAGAAGACAAACACAGACTCAGCAAGATGAGCTACTGGCAAAAGCTAATAGTTTATCGAAGCAAATTGGTCAGCTAATGAAGTCGGGAAAAAGGGAAGAAGCTGAGTCCATAAAGCAAGAAAGCTCATCGTATAAGCAAAAAGCTAAGGAACTTACTGAGATTCTGAGTCAGAAGGAAAATGAATTGACTTCGCTGTTATATCAAATTCCAAACTTGCCTCATAAGGATGTTCCAGAAGGCAGTAATGCAGATGATAATGTGGTTATGTATCAAAGTGAAAATATGCCGACTTTATCAGATAGCGCATTACCTCACTGGGAGTTAATCACCAAATATGATATTATTGACTTTGAGTTAGGTAATAAAATTACTGGTGCAGGCTTTCCTTTTTACAAAGGAAAAGGTGCCAGACTTCAAAGAGCTTTAGTAAACTTCTTTTTAAATGAAGCTTCTGAAGCAGGGTATACTGAAATTCAACCTCCTGTAGTCGTAAATGAGGCATCAGCTTTAGGTACAGGTCAATTACCAGATAAAGAAGGTCAAATGTACAAGTTGGAAAACCATGATTATTACCTTATTCCAACAGCAGAGGTACCATTGACTAATATCTTTAGAGGAGAAATTCTAAATCAACAACAACTGCCAATAAAGATGGCTGGATTTACTCCTTGTTTTAGAAGAGAAGCCGGTTCTTGGGGTGCTGATGTTAGAGGTTTAAATCGTTTACATCAATTTGATAAAGTTGAGATTGTACAAGTAACTGAACCTTCAGTTTCATATGAAGCACATGCTCAAATGAAAAATCATATTGAGAGCATTATAAAAAAACTAGAATTACCCTATAGAATATTAAATCTTTGTGGTGGTGATATTAGTTTTAATGCTGCACTTTGCTATGATTTTGAAGTTTACTCAGCAGCTCAAAAAAGATGGTTAGAAGTAAGTTCTGTAAGTAATTTTGAAACTTTTCAAGCAAATCGCTTAAAGTTAAGATACAGAAATACTGATAAAAAAATACAACTAGCTCATACTCTAAATGGAAGTGCATTAGCATTGCCTAGAATTTTAGCTGCAATTCTTGAGAATAATCAAACCGAAGATGGAATTGTTATTCCAAAAGTTCTACAAAGTTATTGTGGATTTGAAATTCTCAATTAA
- a CDS encoding tetratricopeptide repeat protein gives MKKLLRILIFFISAFSNTLLFAQEDVMQIFARAEHLRKSNNFIAAIDEYDRAIALEPENPRFPFSKGMCYLTLKEYDNAILAYEETAKLKQDFVPAYTMMAKCYQNLDRHIKVEETLDKAFQYETDLKKRIAYKEAVIKILFEAENYDRALRHVNDVKMLDAENPSILYYEAVIQNSKGNYEAAKQAMLTATSKVTSKEPKVVARFYYELGYAYNKLGDYEKSREAFKYANFGPYAAKIAKLSPQYYMSAAIAHMQIKDYDKSKELLKIALQMQNDYSEAYVMLGKIAKIESDQTKAIEKYNKAISIEEDEKSLLKIKFDLAELYLDNGKYDDAIKIIDEYLALDTKNYNALFIKAVAHMKLKSFNEAINDFQKLTDFQGLDVEHKTKFEFALAILYKEIKNYDLAKQSLKRAAYGNFKSVSMMAMEEITEEEKSKEEQ, from the coding sequence ATGAAAAAGCTATTGCGAATTTTAATATTTTTCATTTCTGCTTTTAGTAATACTTTATTATTTGCTCAAGAGGATGTGATGCAAATATTTGCAAGAGCAGAACATCTTAGGAAAAGTAATAATTTTATTGCTGCTATTGATGAATACGACAGAGCGATTGCATTAGAACCGGAAAACCCGAGGTTTCCCTTTTCTAAAGGGATGTGTTACCTCACATTAAAAGAATATGATAATGCAATTTTAGCTTATGAAGAAACTGCGAAGCTTAAACAAGACTTTGTACCTGCTTATACAATGATGGCAAAATGCTATCAAAATCTTGATAGACACATTAAGGTTGAAGAAACTTTAGATAAAGCTTTTCAATACGAAACTGATTTAAAGAAAAGAATAGCTTACAAAGAAGCTGTAATTAAAATCCTTTTCGAAGCTGAAAACTATGATCGAGCACTTAGACATGTAAATGATGTTAAAATGCTTGATGCTGAAAATCCTTCTATTTTATATTATGAAGCAGTAATTCAAAATAGCAAGGGAAATTATGAAGCTGCAAAGCAAGCAATGCTTACAGCTACTTCTAAAGTTACTTCAAAAGAGCCTAAAGTTGTTGCAAGGTTTTATTATGAGTTAGGTTATGCTTATAATAAATTAGGTGATTACGAAAAATCTAGAGAGGCTTTTAAGTATGCTAACTTTGGTCCTTATGCAGCTAAAATTGCTAAGTTAAGTCCTCAATATTATATGTCTGCTGCAATTGCACACATGCAAATTAAAGATTATGACAAATCTAAAGAGTTATTAAAAATTGCTTTACAAATGCAGAATGATTATTCAGAAGCTTATGTAATGCTAGGAAAAATAGCTAAGATTGAATCAGATCAGACTAAAGCAATCGAAAAATATAATAAGGCTATAAGCATTGAAGAAGATGAAAAAAGCCTTCTCAAGATAAAATTTGATCTTGCCGAATTATATCTGGATAATGGTAAATATGATGATGCAATTAAAATTATTGATGAATATTTAGCTTTAGATACTAAAAATTATAATGCTTTATTCATCAAGGCTGTGGCGCATATGAAATTAAAGTCTTTTAATGAGGCAATTAATGATTTTCAAAAACTGACTGACTTTCAAGGTCTTGATGTTGAACATAAAACAAAGTTTGAATTTGCATTGGCAATTCTTTACAAAGAGATAAAAAATTATGATCTTGCAAAACAATCATTGAAGAGAGCAGCTTATGGTAATTTTAAGTCTGTTTCTATGATGGCAATGGAAGAAATTACCGAAGAAGAAAAAAGTAAAGAAGAGCAATAA